In Helianthus annuus cultivar XRQ/B chromosome 3, HanXRQr2.0-SUNRISE, whole genome shotgun sequence, a single window of DNA contains:
- the LOC110932656 gene encoding extensin-like codes for MAGLEGPTSEKRQHVSGFCGCMVIMPPRFLRGRGKGPVSGHDHEAGPSHRRTPSITMSTSPQEPWRLYVEPGRRSVSLSSSPSYQHSFGPHSENEPNNQPPAFIPLQRSNSHHSFGDPTPVFQSRFNPANLLPEPVGFNPLGPEDHFSGDNDMDEDTDPMEPATGTPNHPIEISDGSSFHGSPYRGPDSYEERFRNIDWYFTPSEHSHPQQQQDPSVGQHTPQPSSGSHYPPLQEEEDPYDGGPSSPIPDVNSVPVVPPLGFDNPIPAYAGSAAYNPFEHPAHTHYNYNYNYGYAEVDPYQVARDYSALHPEGPYGGPWTTGYPTYGYQHQPPPPPVYQPPQPQIQQEVLERLNQVEQEVREDRRERQGFFKGLSDLLKGKSKRRGH; via the exons ATGGCTGGCCTTGAAGGTCCCACATCTGAAAAGAGGCAGCATGTTTCGGGTTTTTgtggttgcatg GTCATCATGCCACCCAGATTCCTTCGCGGTAGAGGCAAAGGACCCGTGTCAGGacatgatcacgaggccgggccgTCGCATCGACGTACTCCTTCCATCACCATGAGCACCAGCCCGCaagagccatggaggctctatgTCGAACCAGGAAGGCGATCAGTATCCCTTAGCTCCTCTCCTTCATACCAACACTCATTTGGGCCCCATTCTGAAAATGAGCCCAACAACCAGCCGCCAGCTTTCATACCTCTTCAAAGATCCAATTCTCACCATTCTTTTGGCGACCCAACACCCGTTTTCCAAAGCCGATTTAACCCGGCTAACCTTTTgccagaacccgtgggttttaacccacttggaccggaagaccacttctccgGGGATaacgatatggacgaggatactgacccTATGGAGCCTGCTACGGGGACGcccaaccacccgatagagatATCTGACGGATCGTCTTTCCATGGATCGCCTTATCGTGGtccagacagctacgaggagaggttccgaAACATTGACTGGTATTTCACCCCGTCTGAACACTCGCATcctcagcagcaacaggatccttcggtGGGTCAACA TACTCCCCagccatcaagtggcagccattatccgccacttcaggaggaagaggaCCCATATGATGGTGGTCCGTCAAGCCCTATACCAGATGTTAACTCAGTACCTGTGGTACCACCTTTGGGTTTCGATAACCCGATTCCTGCGTATGCTGGGTCAGCAGCATACAACCCATTCGAGCATCCGGCGCAcacccactacaactacaactacaactacggTTATGCGGAGGTAGATCCGTATCAAGTAGCTCGGGACTACAGTGCCCTTCATCCTGAAGGACCATATGGAGGGCCATGGACTACTGGttacccgacttatgggtaccagcatcaGCCACCTCCTCCACCGGTGTATCAGCCGCCACAGCCACAGATTCAGCAGGAAGTCCTTGAGAGGCTAAACCAAGTTGAACAAGAAGTTCGTGAAGACCGCAGAGAGCGGCAAGGTTTCTTCAAAGGGCTATCAGATTTGCTTAAGGGGAAGTCGAAGAGGAGGGGTCATTGA